TGAATTAACGCCATCTGTCTCTTTGCAGAAATGTGTGCagtgattacattttatttctgtaaaccAACAGGATCTGTTAATTTTTGTCCAGCTAAGCCATTTTTAACATAAGACAGAATAAGTTTAGCCTGTAAATCAAAGGGATATCCATCCATTTCATACCTGAAACATTGCCTCTTCCAGATGAAGAAAAATCAGGAAAGAATCTTCTTTGTTCTGCAATCAAAGAATATTCCTTTTGAAGCCGTGGATATTTCTCAGGATTCTGCCAACAAAGACTTAATGAGGAAGAGGGCAGGGAACCCAACAGCTCTGCCACCTCAAATATGCAATGGAGATATCTACTGTGGGgtaggtttttaaaaaatgacctGTTTAAGTAACAAGAATGATCAAGATTTGACCATGCACCTTCTCAACAATAATGAATGTATAGTTTAAAGTACAACATTGACATGCTAATggaatgaaaagaaactgtGGTAGTCTAGGGCGTAGACACaaggattaaataaatattacagatAACACAGACTTGCATACACACTCAGAAGAAATGTGATTGTAAATGTTCTCAgctatttgtttttccacgTAGGCACACTAAACACCACAACATATTGATTCTGTAGTGTTCACGCCAGCTTCATATACAGACTTGACTGAGATAGAAAAGATGCTTGGCTTAAAGATGTCACCTTTGATCCCTACTAATACAATAGATGCACATTTTCATAGACTTGAATTTTATAAACTTAAactaactgatttttttatctgattgtCTACCTGGCAATCGGTTTGTTTGGAAGCATATCAACACCTTAAGTATGTTAATTGAATGACAAAGCAGGTATAATTGCTGtttatgctttattttcttcttgttatGCTGTTCACATGTTCATTCTTGCACAAGCACAGCATCACCTGAATCAACTTAATCACAACCCCACCTGGTCATTATGAGCCTCAAAATATTGTCCAGAAGCTGTGAGAAGATTGTATCACATGTTAACCTGTAATTCTTTGGATCTTATTAGAAAGTATCTGGATAATaattatttctctctttctgtgtcttccCTTTAATTTCACCTCCAAACCCCCCctccactccacacacacacacacacacacaaacataccccACCTACTCGTTCTTTCTTTCAGGACATAGATGCGT
This genomic interval from Echeneis naucrates chromosome 24, fEcheNa1.1, whole genome shotgun sequence contains the following:
- the LOC115038118 gene encoding SH3 domain-binding glutamic acid-rich-like protein 3, with amino-acid sequence MPLIVYFSSVSGSLEMKKNQERIFFVLQSKNIPFEAVDISQDSANKDLMRKRAGNPTALPPQICNGDIYCGDIDAFNNAIEMEQLEKFLKI